In a genomic window of Thermogemmata fonticola:
- a CDS encoding DUF1501 domain-containing protein, translating into MFSHDSKGTQSRQLWSRRQMLQAASAGAGFGYLAFVDLLARAGASGGLHPLAPKQGHHRARAKRVIFLFMHGGPSHVDTFDYKPVLEKMDGKELPFEPAKGTTVSRKLMKPLWKFRQHGESGLYISELFPEVARHADELCVINGMHTNGQSHGQAVLMLHTGEIALTRPSVGAWITYGLGTENQDLPGFITICPTRGHGGAQLYGNAFLPAVYQGTPIGHAGIPAAHAQIKHLHHPDWTPEIQRYQLDYLQALNREYAERAGFDDRLEAAAASYELAFRMQAAVPRIADIRGESKATLDLYGIGRQPTDDFGRQCLMARRFAEAGVRYIQVSHSFKWDQHGNMPQHAKNALEVDKPIAGLLTDLKARGLLQDTLVLWGGEFGRTPVTQGKDGRDHNPQGFTMWLAGGGVKGGFSYGETDEFGYYAVKDKVHMHDLHATILWLLGLDHEKLTYRHAGRDFRLTDVHGRVVREIFA; encoded by the coding sequence ATGTTCAGCCACGACTCCAAAGGTACCCAGAGCCGCCAACTTTGGTCCCGGCGTCAGATGCTGCAAGCCGCTTCGGCGGGTGCCGGCTTCGGGTATCTCGCCTTTGTGGACCTGCTGGCACGGGCTGGCGCCAGCGGGGGATTGCACCCCTTGGCGCCCAAACAAGGCCACCATCGCGCACGAGCCAAGCGGGTCATCTTCCTGTTCATGCACGGCGGTCCGAGCCATGTGGACACCTTCGACTATAAGCCAGTCCTGGAAAAAATGGATGGAAAGGAGCTGCCCTTTGAACCGGCCAAAGGAACGACCGTCTCGCGCAAACTGATGAAGCCGCTGTGGAAGTTCCGCCAGCATGGTGAGAGCGGCTTATACATCTCGGAGCTGTTCCCCGAAGTGGCCCGGCATGCGGACGAGCTGTGCGTCATCAACGGCATGCACACCAACGGACAAAGTCACGGTCAGGCTGTGCTCATGCTGCACACCGGCGAGATTGCCTTGACCCGTCCCAGTGTGGGCGCGTGGATCACCTACGGCCTGGGCACGGAAAACCAGGACCTGCCGGGCTTTATCACCATCTGCCCGACCCGTGGACACGGCGGTGCTCAGTTGTATGGCAACGCCTTCCTACCCGCCGTCTACCAGGGAACTCCAATCGGGCATGCAGGCATCCCTGCCGCCCATGCTCAGATCAAACATCTCCACCACCCGGATTGGACGCCAGAGATTCAGCGGTACCAACTGGACTATCTGCAAGCCCTCAACCGGGAGTATGCCGAACGGGCAGGCTTTGACGATCGTCTGGAGGCCGCGGCGGCCAGTTACGAGCTAGCCTTCCGTATGCAAGCCGCCGTGCCGCGCATTGCTGACATCCGCGGAGAAAGCAAAGCCACGTTGGATTTGTACGGCATCGGCCGGCAACCCACGGATGACTTTGGCCGCCAGTGCCTCATGGCACGGCGTTTCGCCGAGGCCGGCGTCCGCTACATCCAGGTTTCCCATTCCTTCAAATGGGATCAGCACGGCAACATGCCCCAACACGCGAAAAACGCCCTGGAGGTGGACAAGCCTATTGCCGGTCTGCTGACAGACCTGAAAGCCCGCGGTCTGCTCCAGGACACCTTGGTCCTTTGGGGGGGAGAGTTTGGCCGCACGCCGGTCACTCAAGGCAAGGATGGACGCGATCACAACCCGCAAGGATTCACCATGTGGCTCGCAGGCGGCGGGGTCAAAGGAGGCTTTTCCTACGGGGAAACGGACGAGTTCGGCTATTATGCCGTCAAAGACAAAGTCCACATGCACGATCTCCACGCCACCATCCTATGGCTGCTAGGATTGGACCACGAAAAACTCACCTACCGCCATGCGGGCCGTGATTTCCGGCTGACCGATGTCCACGGCCGAGTGGTGCGTGAAATCTTTGCTTGA
- the glmS gene encoding glutamine--fructose-6-phosphate transaminase (isomerizing), which translates to MCGIIGFTGRREAAPILLEGLRRLEYRGYDSSGIATGTGRQLHIRKKAGRLQALQRLIAEYPAAGCYGIGHTRWATHGGATDRNAHPHTDQTGLIAVVHNGVIENYLALRQQLQSQGVIFRSETDTEVLAHLIAHYYHGDLVSAVRQALQLVRGTYGLAVVSRQEPGLIVAARWGSPLVVGQGTEGRYLASDTNALSGWVEKVHYLEDGQICVLTEQEWDVLDQRLASVPFVLQELPSDLNDGQADKGEYPHFMLKEIYEQPEALTNAMRGRLHEADATAHFGGLNLTAAQLRQVERIIITGCGTSYYAGLVGEYLIEDLARLPVEVEYASELRYRHPPIDPQTILLAITQSGETADTLAALREANRRGQTTLAICNVVGSSIAREAHGGVYLHAGPEIGVASTKAFTAQCLVLTLLALYLGRLRHLSVSQGQRILRELQALPEAVRQALQCHDSVKTLAEKYSHATNMLYLGRQYLYPVALEGALKLKEISYIHAEGYPAAEMKHGPIALVDEQTPSVFLVPSGPVFDKVLANMQEIKARGGPIIAITSGNEAEVAAIADDVIAVPAVAEYLQPIVTVIPLQLLAYEMALLRGCDVDRPRNLAKSVTVE; encoded by the coding sequence ATGTGCGGAATCATAGGTTTCACGGGCCGCCGGGAGGCCGCTCCAATCCTGCTGGAAGGCCTGCGCCGCCTGGAATACCGCGGATACGACAGCAGCGGGATCGCCACGGGCACGGGCCGGCAATTGCATATCCGGAAAAAAGCGGGCCGACTTCAGGCATTGCAGCGGTTGATTGCCGAATATCCCGCGGCGGGATGCTATGGCATCGGCCACACCCGCTGGGCCACGCACGGGGGAGCAACGGATCGCAACGCTCATCCCCATACGGATCAGACTGGGCTGATCGCCGTCGTCCACAATGGAGTCATCGAGAATTACTTGGCGCTGCGGCAGCAACTTCAGAGCCAGGGAGTCATATTCCGCTCGGAGACAGACACCGAAGTGCTGGCCCATCTGATCGCCCATTATTATCACGGGGACTTGGTCAGCGCCGTCCGGCAAGCGTTGCAATTGGTTCGGGGAACATACGGCCTTGCCGTGGTGAGCCGCCAGGAGCCGGGGCTGATCGTGGCCGCCCGTTGGGGCAGTCCCCTTGTCGTGGGCCAAGGCACCGAGGGACGCTATTTAGCCAGCGATACCAACGCCCTGAGCGGATGGGTCGAGAAGGTGCATTACCTGGAGGACGGGCAAATCTGCGTTCTCACGGAACAGGAATGGGATGTGCTGGATCAGCGGCTCGCTTCGGTCCCATTCGTTTTGCAGGAGCTGCCTAGCGATTTGAATGACGGTCAGGCAGATAAAGGGGAGTATCCCCACTTCATGCTCAAAGAAATCTACGAGCAACCGGAGGCGTTGACCAATGCCATGCGGGGCCGTCTGCACGAAGCGGATGCCACCGCTCATTTCGGCGGCTTGAATTTGACCGCGGCCCAATTGCGGCAAGTGGAAAGGATCATCATCACTGGTTGCGGCACCAGTTACTATGCGGGTTTGGTGGGAGAATATCTGATCGAGGATTTGGCCCGTCTGCCGGTGGAGGTAGAATATGCTAGTGAGTTACGCTACCGCCACCCTCCCATCGATCCGCAGACGATTCTGCTAGCTATCACGCAGTCAGGAGAAACAGCCGATACCCTGGCCGCCTTGCGGGAAGCCAACCGCCGCGGCCAGACCACCCTGGCAATCTGCAATGTGGTCGGCAGCTCTATTGCCCGCGAAGCTCATGGCGGAGTCTATCTGCACGCGGGGCCGGAAATCGGCGTCGCCAGCACCAAGGCATTTACCGCCCAGTGTCTGGTTCTCACGTTGCTCGCGTTGTATCTAGGCCGATTACGCCATCTGTCCGTTTCCCAAGGGCAACGTATCCTCCGCGAGTTGCAGGCCCTGCCGGAAGCCGTACGCCAAGCGTTGCAATGTCATGACAGCGTCAAAACCCTGGCGGAAAAATACTCCCACGCCACGAACATGCTCTACCTGGGCCGGCAATACCTCTACCCTGTAGCCCTCGAAGGAGCGTTGAAGCTCAAGGAGATCAGCTACATCCACGCCGAGGGGTATCCGGCTGCGGAGATGAAACACGGGCCGATCGCATTGGTGGATGAACAGACACCGAGCGTTTTTCTGGTACCGAGCGGACCGGTCTTCGATAAAGTGCTGGCGAATATGCAAGAGATCAAGGCGCGCGGCGGACCCATTATTGCCATCACCAGTGGGAATGAAGCCGAGGTAGCGGCCATTGCCGACGATGTCATCGCCGTGCCAGCCGTCGCAGAGTATCTCCAGCCGATTGTCACCGTGATTCCTTTGCAACTGCTGGCCTACGAAATGGCCCTGCTGCGGGGCTGCGATGTGGACCGCCCCCGCAATCTCGCCAAGAGCGTCACCGTCGAATGA
- a CDS encoding NAD-dependent epimerase/dehydratase family protein yields the protein MIVVTGGSGFVGSHLVRLLLARGEKVRIADRREPPCDIALSADFVSVDICDDATLRTVFCDAVVVYHLAANPQLWAHRRGEFQRVNYWGTVHVLQAALRHRVRRIVHVSTESILTRRGLEDVITENHDVSRREVIGPYCLSKWRAERYVWLLARAGAPVTIVNPTLPIGPGDWLRTPPTQMILDICLGKRPAYVVGELNLIDVRDVALGLAAAAERPPSEHRYILGGENWTIRQLFDTVARLAGVPPPRWRIPYPLALTVAYADEFLADLTGRPPQATVTGVKLTRRRMHFDTQRTREVLCLLPRPVIQSLQEMIAWFREVRWLPRG from the coding sequence GTGATCGTTGTCACAGGGGGAAGCGGTTTTGTGGGGAGCCATCTTGTCCGCCTCTTGCTGGCGCGGGGCGAGAAGGTCCGCATTGCGGATCGGCGGGAACCGCCCTGTGACATCGCTCTGTCGGCGGACTTTGTGTCGGTGGACATCTGCGACGATGCCACTTTGCGAACCGTTTTTTGCGATGCCGTGGTGGTGTATCATCTGGCTGCCAATCCGCAACTCTGGGCGCACCGGCGCGGCGAATTCCAGCGAGTCAATTACTGGGGCACGGTGCATGTCCTGCAAGCGGCGTTGCGGCACAGGGTCCGCCGTATTGTGCATGTCAGCACGGAAAGCATTCTGACCCGCCGCGGACTAGAGGATGTCATCACCGAGAACCACGATGTTTCTCGCCGAGAGGTGATCGGTCCTTATTGCCTGTCCAAATGGCGTGCCGAGCGCTACGTCTGGCTGCTAGCTCGTGCCGGAGCGCCAGTCACGATTGTGAATCCCACGCTGCCGATTGGTCCGGGGGACTGGCTGCGCACACCGCCGACACAGATGATCCTTGACATCTGCTTGGGGAAACGGCCAGCCTACGTAGTGGGGGAGTTGAACTTGATCGACGTGCGCGATGTGGCTTTGGGCCTGGCGGCAGCGGCGGAGCGGCCTCCCTCCGAGCACCGTTATATCCTCGGCGGCGAGAATTGGACAATCCGCCAACTCTTCGATACTGTGGCACGACTAGCCGGGGTGCCACCCCCACGCTGGCGCATTCCCTATCCGCTGGCCTTGACGGTGGCCTACGCGGACGAGTTTCTGGCCGACCTCACGGGTCGCCCACCTCAAGCAACGGTGACGGGCGTCAAGCTCACCCGGCGCCGCATGCACTTTGACACCCAGCGAACTCGGGAAGTGCTCTGCCTGCTACCTCGCCCCGTTATCCAATCCCTCCAGGAGATGATCGCCTGGTTCCGCGAGGTCCGTTGGCTGCCG
- a CDS encoding lipoyl(octanoyl) transferase LipB → MSRTNGPGANPGTFPRDDSSPVLRAYLLGTVDWDSLLQMQRRLIYEVSGTKGTSAVLICEHPPSITIGREGSRDHIRIEPACLARWGWPVRWHARGGGVMLHLPGQLACYPIVVLSQYGWTPAEYVQRLQAIALELLRSYGLSASADPRCPGAVVSGRRIAHVGAAIRHGVTCFGLLVNVDPDLQPFHRVRCDGDDKPMTSLQREIGSRFRISSVRQRLLEILQQHLQTDRLSIFHTLPDLLPRPRHHVTITRS, encoded by the coding sequence GTGAGCCGAACGAATGGTCCCGGTGCGAATCCCGGAACGTTTCCGCGGGATGACTCCTCCCCTGTTCTCCGAGCCTATTTACTGGGGACGGTGGACTGGGACAGCCTGCTGCAAATGCAGCGGCGCCTGATTTATGAGGTGAGCGGCACTAAGGGGACCAGCGCCGTGTTGATTTGCGAGCATCCGCCGAGCATCACGATTGGCCGGGAAGGCAGCCGGGATCACATCCGTATCGAACCCGCCTGTTTAGCGCGTTGGGGGTGGCCGGTACGCTGGCACGCGCGTGGCGGCGGCGTGATGCTGCATTTACCCGGCCAACTCGCCTGCTATCCGATCGTGGTGCTGTCTCAGTATGGCTGGACCCCGGCAGAGTATGTTCAGCGACTGCAAGCGATCGCCTTGGAGTTATTACGGAGTTACGGATTGTCAGCCTCGGCAGACCCCCGCTGCCCTGGTGCTGTTGTCTCCGGCAGGCGGATAGCTCACGTGGGAGCAGCCATCCGTCATGGCGTCACCTGTTTCGGCCTGCTAGTGAACGTGGACCCCGACTTGCAGCCTTTCCACCGGGTCCGCTGCGACGGAGATGACAAACCGATGACCTCCCTTCAGCGGGAGATTGGCAGCCGCTTCCGCATTAGCAGCGTACGCCAGCGGCTTCTGGAAATTCTGCAACAGCATTTGCAGACCGACCGCCTGTCGATTTTCCATACATTACCGGACCTTCTACCCCGCCCACGCCACCATGTTACCATTACCCGTAGTTGA
- a CDS encoding DUF5684 domain-containing protein — protein MFAEMFWTSWGMGSSHTWTTTQTQWLLPYVLGWAVITVPAVVAGWLGVFQKAGQSRWAALIPGYNIYVLVVRVAGLSPLWCLLLLIPPVNLVAAIVVNVEVARRFGRTEAFGVGMSVFGFILYPWIGFGSAEYHRLPALHTPLPQPLRRSSESRKP, from the coding sequence ATGTTCGCGGAAATGTTCTGGACATCCTGGGGCATGGGTTCCAGCCATACCTGGACCACCACACAGACCCAATGGCTACTCCCCTATGTGCTGGGTTGGGCGGTCATCACGGTGCCTGCCGTCGTGGCGGGGTGGCTCGGCGTGTTCCAAAAAGCGGGCCAATCCCGCTGGGCCGCCTTGATCCCTGGGTACAACATCTATGTGCTCGTGGTCCGAGTCGCCGGTCTTAGTCCACTCTGGTGCCTGCTGCTGCTGATTCCCCCTGTCAACCTCGTGGCGGCGATTGTGGTGAATGTCGAAGTCGCCCGACGCTTTGGGAGAACAGAAGCCTTCGGCGTCGGCATGTCCGTCTTTGGCTTCATCCTCTATCCGTGGATCGGGTTTGGTTCGGCGGAATATCATCGCTTGCCTGCCCTTCATACCCCCTTACCTCAACCCCTCCGCCGTTCCTCGGAATCCAGAAAACCGTAA
- a CDS encoding XrtA system polysaccharide deacetylase — translation MEAFTNRSLTLGDQAEYILSFDVEEHDRIEAAQRLHCPAGLRYEYARRMEARTRDILAWLATHRQRATFFIVGEVAQKHRSLIRELVAAGHEVAAHGWCHERVDRMTRQQFQEDVRRCKAALEDAAGVLVFGYRAPSFSIGWRTPWVADVLAECGYRYDASIYPVRHDRYGIPEAPRGPFWLLGEQHRLLELPALTWRGLGRNWAVGGGGHFRLWPLAFLHAGLHQVRRLPCPIGVLYFHPWEFDPDQPRLPLRGLARWRTYVGLRRTSRRFQKLLQRYRFVRAWDVVEKLLRTFPPLPTFSLDQAGTLAA, via the coding sequence ATGGAAGCATTCACAAACAGATCCCTAACTCTTGGGGATCAAGCCGAGTACATTTTGAGTTTCGATGTCGAAGAACACGATCGAATCGAGGCGGCCCAGCGTTTGCATTGTCCTGCTGGCCTGCGTTACGAGTATGCCCGGCGCATGGAAGCGCGGACGCGCGACATCCTGGCTTGGCTGGCAACTCACCGCCAACGGGCCACATTTTTTATCGTCGGAGAAGTTGCCCAGAAACACCGGAGCTTGATTCGCGAGCTGGTCGCCGCCGGACATGAAGTGGCAGCCCATGGCTGGTGTCACGAACGCGTGGATCGGATGACGCGCCAGCAGTTTCAGGAGGATGTGCGGCGCTGCAAGGCGGCCCTGGAAGATGCCGCTGGCGTGCTGGTGTTCGGCTACCGCGCACCTAGTTTCAGCATCGGTTGGCGGACGCCGTGGGTCGCAGATGTGCTGGCGGAGTGTGGCTATCGCTACGATGCCTCGATTTACCCGGTGCGGCATGACCGCTACGGCATCCCAGAAGCTCCCCGCGGACCCTTCTGGTTGCTGGGAGAGCAGCATCGTCTTCTGGAGCTGCCAGCCTTGACCTGGCGGGGGTTGGGTCGGAATTGGGCGGTTGGGGGGGGCGGGCATTTCCGCCTTTGGCCGCTGGCCTTCCTGCACGCCGGCTTGCACCAAGTCCGCCGGCTGCCCTGCCCCATCGGCGTGCTCTACTTCCATCCCTGGGAGTTTGATCCCGATCAACCCCGTCTTCCCCTACGCGGACTGGCCCGGTGGCGGACCTACGTGGGTCTGCGCCGTACGTCTCGCCGATTCCAGAAACTCCTGCAACGTTATCGCTTCGTGCGCGCTTGGGACGTGGTGGAAAAACTGCTGCGAACGTTCCCTCCGCTTCCCACCTTTTCCCTGGACCAGGCGGGGACGCTGGCGGCATGA
- a CDS encoding DUF1553 domain-containing protein, translating into MLGPISCQLWPSTNRCWIIVLAVMALVASGNSRTGAAEAPPSKAGGKDQSPSAAAVALFESKIRPVLIRECYSCHSAETKKGPKANLRLDTREGILQGGDSGPAVVPGKPMESLLLKALRGDDGVALMPPKGKLPDTVIADFEKWIRLGAPDPRTTAAPASSRGQIDWQQARQFWSFQPLRPLERPLTSADVDAFIAAPLQQRKLPRAPEADRATLLRRLYLDLIGLPPSPEEIAAFEQDSAPDAYEKVVDRLLASPHFGERWGRHWLDLARYADSNGKDENLTYHEAWLYRDYVIRSFNTDKPYGRFIVEQLAGDLLPARTPEERDELLIATGFLVIGPKVLAERDKVKLRMDVVDEQIDTIGKVFFGLALGCARCHDHKFDPIPTSDYYALAGILRSTRTIEGIKRNNAAVSGWIVRPLGPDGEKQWAAYRAYQDKLKQVQQELQKARNQLAAAEQKAQMRSPQALAGITLDDTQARRTGTWKDSTFTKPYVGKGYIHDDRSGKGEKEVVFTANFPQAGPYEVLIAYTPGSNRATNVPIVVRHQDGEATFRVDQTRRPAIDGLFHSLGVFTFGKSGTVTIRNAGTDGYVIVDAVRFVPSGELARLPQQEMGVPLEVKKAVEQARELVRKWESEEAALKKTAPSPPPLAMAVRDEDKIEDCRINIRGNPHQLGDVVPRGVLRVLPHAAPAQIPQHQSGRRELAEWIAAQPLTARVAVNRIWAHLFGRGIVRTVDDFGAQGERPSHPELLEALAAEFVRNGGSHKQLIRLLVLTHTYRQSVHAPPPLIQADPENRLFGRANRRRLEAEVLRDAMLTVSGQLDRRGGGPVVSHLGEVAVENNSRSQHLDTDAIRTRSVYLPIIRNELPPILEVFDFADPDVPVGQRDATTVSTQALFLMNSTFANRQARLAAARLCAETQDDRQRLERLFLLAFGRKPTPQEIQRTLDFLQEFTLKLQTLPSERQPKDLRLEAWAAVCLSVFASHEFRYVE; encoded by the coding sequence ATGTTAGGTCCCATTAGTTGCCAACTCTGGCCATCGACCAACCGTTGCTGGATTATCGTCCTTGCAGTGATGGCCCTGGTGGCCAGCGGTAATTCTCGCACGGGTGCCGCAGAGGCACCGCCCTCCAAAGCCGGTGGCAAAGATCAGAGTCCGTCTGCTGCTGCTGTGGCCCTATTCGAGAGCAAAATCCGCCCCGTCCTCATCCGCGAGTGTTACAGTTGCCATAGTGCTGAGACGAAGAAAGGCCCCAAGGCGAATTTGCGCCTGGACACTCGCGAGGGGATCCTGCAAGGGGGTGACTCTGGACCAGCGGTGGTGCCGGGCAAGCCGATGGAAAGCCTGTTGCTGAAGGCTCTGCGAGGAGATGACGGCGTAGCTCTGATGCCCCCGAAAGGGAAGCTACCGGATACGGTCATTGCGGACTTTGAGAAGTGGATTCGCTTGGGAGCACCGGACCCACGGACAACCGCAGCACCTGCGAGTTCTCGCGGCCAAATCGACTGGCAGCAAGCCCGGCAATTCTGGAGCTTCCAGCCGTTGCGACCACTCGAGCGTCCTCTGACATCGGCCGATGTTGACGCTTTTATCGCTGCTCCTCTGCAACAGCGGAAGCTCCCACGCGCCCCCGAAGCGGACCGAGCCACCCTGCTCCGACGCCTGTATCTGGACCTCATCGGTTTGCCCCCCTCACCAGAGGAAATCGCGGCCTTCGAGCAGGACAGCGCGCCGGATGCCTACGAAAAAGTTGTGGACCGCTTACTGGCATCGCCCCACTTTGGTGAACGCTGGGGCCGCCACTGGCTCGACCTCGCACGCTACGCCGACTCTAACGGCAAAGATGAAAATCTCACCTATCACGAGGCCTGGTTGTATCGGGATTACGTCATCCGTTCCTTTAACACTGACAAGCCATACGGACGCTTTATCGTCGAACAACTGGCCGGCGATTTGCTTCCCGCCCGTACTCCGGAAGAACGTGACGAGCTTCTGATCGCCACTGGTTTTCTGGTGATAGGTCCCAAAGTGCTGGCCGAGCGCGATAAAGTCAAATTACGCATGGATGTTGTAGATGAACAAATCGACACAATTGGCAAAGTCTTTTTTGGATTGGCCCTGGGCTGCGCCCGTTGTCATGACCACAAGTTCGACCCGATTCCCACAAGCGACTATTACGCTCTGGCGGGCATCCTGCGGAGCACAAGGACCATCGAGGGCATCAAGCGGAACAATGCGGCGGTGTCGGGATGGATTGTCCGCCCCTTAGGCCCCGACGGCGAGAAGCAGTGGGCCGCCTACCGCGCTTATCAGGATAAACTCAAGCAAGTCCAGCAGGAGCTGCAAAAGGCGCGCAATCAGCTCGCCGCGGCTGAACAGAAAGCCCAGATGCGCTCTCCCCAAGCCCTGGCAGGAATCACCCTTGACGACACGCAAGCTCGGCGGACCGGGACCTGGAAGGATTCCACCTTCACCAAGCCGTATGTCGGGAAGGGATACATCCATGACGATCGCAGCGGCAAAGGGGAAAAGGAGGTTGTTTTTACGGCCAATTTCCCCCAGGCGGGACCCTATGAAGTCCTCATCGCCTATACGCCGGGATCCAATCGTGCCACCAATGTGCCGATCGTGGTTCGTCACCAGGACGGGGAAGCCACGTTTCGAGTCGATCAGACTCGGCGTCCCGCCATCGACGGCTTATTCCACTCCCTGGGAGTTTTCACCTTCGGCAAGAGCGGTACGGTTACCATCAGGAATGCTGGAACCGACGGTTACGTGATTGTCGATGCGGTGCGTTTTGTGCCGTCGGGAGAGTTGGCCCGGCTGCCGCAGCAGGAAATGGGGGTTCCGCTGGAGGTGAAAAAGGCAGTGGAGCAGGCCCGCGAGTTAGTGCGTAAATGGGAGTCGGAAGAAGCGGCTTTGAAGAAGACTGCCCCGTCCCCCCCGCCTCTCGCCATGGCCGTGCGCGACGAGGATAAGATCGAGGACTGCCGGATCAACATCCGCGGCAATCCGCATCAGTTGGGGGATGTCGTCCCTCGCGGGGTGCTCCGCGTACTTCCTCATGCTGCACCGGCGCAAATACCGCAGCATCAGAGCGGACGCCGGGAATTGGCCGAATGGATCGCCGCTCAACCTCTGACCGCTCGCGTCGCAGTCAACCGCATCTGGGCTCATCTGTTCGGCCGGGGTATCGTCCGCACCGTGGATGACTTTGGCGCCCAAGGAGAACGGCCTTCCCATCCGGAATTGCTCGAGGCGCTCGCTGCCGAATTTGTCCGTAATGGGGGCAGCCACAAGCAACTGATCCGCTTGCTCGTCTTGACACACACCTATCGCCAGAGTGTACACGCTCCACCCCCTCTGATCCAAGCGGACCCGGAGAATCGCCTCTTTGGTCGGGCCAACCGCCGCCGGTTAGAAGCCGAAGTGCTCCGCGACGCCATGCTGACAGTATCGGGGCAATTGGACCGGCGCGGAGGGGGACCGGTCGTGTCCCATCTCGGAGAGGTCGCGGTGGAGAACAACTCCCGCAGCCAGCATTTGGACACGGACGCTATCCGCACCCGCAGCGTCTACCTGCCGATCATCCGCAACGAACTGCCTCCCATTCTGGAAGTGTTTGACTTTGCGGACCCCGACGTCCCGGTCGGCCAGCGCGATGCGACCACGGTGAGCACGCAAGCCCTGTTCCTGATGAATAGCACCTTCGCCAATCGCCAGGCCCGTTTGGCGGCGGCCCGACTTTGTGCAGAAACTCAAGACGACCGGCAGCGGCTCGAACGATTATTCCTCCTTGCCTTTGGACGTAAGCCCACCCCCCAGGAAATCCAACGGACCTTGGACTTCCTGCAGGAGTTCACCCTGAAGCTGCAAACTTTGCCTAGCGAACGGCAACCGAAAGACTTGCGGCTCGAGGCCTGGGCGGCGGTGTGCCTGTCGGTCTTTGCCAGCCATGAGTTCCGTTACGTCGAGTGA
- a CDS encoding NAD(P)-binding domain-containing protein — translation MRKQEIRRLAVIGAGPVGIEAALYARLCGLPVMVYEQGEVGEYVQRWGHVRMFTPWSWNVSPWGLQVLQAEYPQRTWPGEGELLTGHEYRQEYLLPLAECSLLRDSLQLGMRVVQVGQSRNGQSWRLLLEDRQGQEHLAEADVILDCSGVYGQPRWLGEGDLPARGERAARPHIPHGVVDILGKDRADYASRSVLVVGGGYSAASNVVALATLAEEERETWTFWVTHLPRGQPLPRLPADPLKERDRLAARANMLATRGDGHVEYYPQTVLDEVSYLGSQAGFHIAGRSQGKSVSWCVDRVIACVGYRPAPLVASGLSVSEGTYYILGAKAQPRTFLLADAWSRIQEVIGRLAAVPATRFAKASTGMKAA, via the coding sequence ATGAGGAAGCAAGAGATTCGCCGCCTGGCCGTGATTGGAGCCGGACCCGTCGGTATCGAGGCGGCCTTATATGCTCGGCTCTGCGGTTTGCCAGTGATGGTGTACGAACAGGGGGAAGTGGGGGAGTACGTGCAGCGCTGGGGTCACGTGCGGATGTTCACACCCTGGAGTTGGAACGTGTCCCCGTGGGGTCTGCAAGTTCTCCAGGCAGAGTATCCCCAGCGAACGTGGCCGGGGGAGGGAGAGTTGCTCACGGGCCACGAGTATCGTCAGGAGTATCTGCTTCCTTTGGCGGAGTGTTCTCTTCTGCGAGATAGCTTGCAACTAGGGATGCGCGTGGTGCAGGTAGGCCAGAGCCGGAATGGTCAGAGCTGGCGCTTATTGCTGGAGGATAGACAGGGACAGGAACATCTGGCAGAGGCGGATGTGATCCTGGATTGCAGCGGGGTCTATGGGCAGCCCCGTTGGTTGGGAGAAGGCGACCTTCCCGCACGGGGAGAACGGGCAGCACGTCCCCACATTCCCCATGGTGTGGTCGATATTCTTGGCAAAGACCGGGCGGATTATGCGAGTCGCAGCGTCCTCGTGGTGGGTGGGGGCTATTCCGCCGCGAGCAATGTAGTGGCCCTGGCGACTTTAGCCGAAGAGGAACGTGAAACTTGGACTTTCTGGGTCACTCATCTGCCTCGCGGTCAACCCCTGCCCCGCCTCCCCGCCGATCCTCTCAAGGAACGCGACCGCCTAGCAGCTCGTGCCAACATGCTGGCCACTCGCGGCGATGGCCATGTGGAATACTACCCTCAGACCGTCCTCGACGAGGTCTCTTACCTCGGTTCTCAAGCTGGTTTTCACATTGCTGGCAGGAGCCAGGGCAAGTCGGTCTCCTGGTGTGTCGATCGCGTGATTGCCTGCGTGGGGTATCGGCCGGCGCCGTTGGTTGCTTCTGGATTATCTGTTTCAGAGGGGACGTACTATATTCTCGGAGCGAAGGCGCAACCCAGGACGTTTCTGCTAGCCGATGCGTGGAGCCGCATTCAGGAAGTGATAGGCCGCCTGGCCGCTGTGCCAGCGACCCGATTCGCCAAAGCCTCAACCGGGATGAAGGCCGCGTGA